The Streptomyces pactum genome contains a region encoding:
- a CDS encoding GntR family transcriptional regulator, which produces MLSAGLPQGAVPKLERPGPLRDRVYEALLELITTRALQPGQHLVESELAGHLGVSRQPVREALQRLNTEGWVDLRPAQGAFVHEPTEEEADQLLTVRTLLEAEAARLAAADADSAGVAALEELCEEGERAVAADDVDAAVAVNARFHAKIMELAGNAVLAELAAQVDRRVRWYYTPIARQRGRQSWIEHRGLIAAITGRDEQAATRLMREHTEHTRRSYHARGES; this is translated from the coding sequence ATGTTGTCCGCAGGACTGCCGCAGGGCGCGGTGCCCAAGCTCGAACGGCCCGGCCCGTTGCGTGACCGGGTCTACGAGGCGCTGCTCGAACTGATCACCACCCGGGCCCTCCAGCCCGGCCAGCACCTCGTCGAGAGCGAGCTGGCCGGTCACCTCGGCGTGTCGAGACAGCCCGTGCGCGAGGCCCTGCAGCGGCTCAACACCGAGGGCTGGGTGGATCTGCGGCCCGCGCAGGGCGCGTTCGTCCACGAGCCGACGGAGGAGGAGGCCGACCAGCTCCTGACGGTCCGTACGCTCCTGGAGGCCGAGGCGGCCCGGCTCGCCGCCGCCGACGCGGACAGCGCGGGCGTGGCCGCCCTGGAGGAGCTGTGCGAGGAGGGGGAACGGGCCGTCGCCGCCGACGACGTGGACGCCGCCGTAGCCGTCAACGCCAGATTCCACGCGAAGATCATGGAGCTGGCCGGCAACGCCGTCCTCGCCGAGCTCGCCGCTCAAGTCGACCGCCGGGTCCGCTGGTACTACACGCCCATCGCCCGGCAGCGCGGCCGGCAGTCGTGGATCGAGCACCGCGGCCTGATCGCCGCCATCACCGGCCGGGACGAACAGGCGGCGACGCGGCTGATGCGCGAGCACACCGAACACACGCGCCGTTCGTACCACGCGCGCGGAGAATCGTAA
- a CDS encoding beta-ketoacyl-ACP synthase III, protein MRGSRISAVGHYQPARVLTNEDLAGMVDTSDEWIRSRVGIHSRHIAGPDEPVDELAGQAAAKALAAAGLTPTDVDMVVVATSTAIDRSPNTAARVAARLGIPGPAALDVNVVCAGFTHALATADHAVQAGASSRALVIGADKMSEVADWTDRTTCVLVGDGAGAAVVEACAPGEEAGIGPVLWGSVPEMKNAVRIEGTPPRFAQEGQSVYRWATTRLPAIARQACERSGLAPADLAAVVLHQANLRIIEPLAAKIGAVNAVVARDVVESGNTSAASIPLALAKLVERNEITSGDPVLLFGFGGNLSYAGQVVRCP, encoded by the coding sequence ATGCGCGGCTCCCGCATCAGCGCCGTCGGCCATTACCAGCCCGCCCGGGTCCTCACCAACGAGGACCTGGCGGGCATGGTCGACACGAGCGACGAGTGGATCAGAAGCCGGGTGGGCATTCACTCCCGCCATATCGCCGGGCCCGACGAGCCGGTCGACGAGCTGGCCGGCCAGGCCGCGGCGAAGGCGCTCGCGGCGGCCGGGCTGACGCCCACCGACGTGGACATGGTCGTGGTCGCCACCTCCACCGCGATCGACCGCTCCCCGAACACCGCCGCCCGCGTCGCGGCCCGCCTCGGCATCCCGGGCCCCGCCGCGCTGGACGTCAACGTCGTGTGCGCGGGCTTCACCCACGCCCTGGCCACCGCGGACCACGCCGTACAGGCCGGGGCGTCGAGCAGGGCACTGGTGATCGGCGCGGACAAGATGTCCGAGGTGGCCGACTGGACCGACCGCACCACCTGCGTGCTCGTCGGCGACGGGGCGGGGGCCGCCGTCGTGGAGGCTTGCGCGCCCGGTGAGGAGGCGGGGATCGGCCCCGTGCTGTGGGGGTCGGTGCCCGAGATGAAGAACGCGGTCCGTATCGAGGGCACGCCACCCCGCTTCGCGCAGGAGGGGCAGAGCGTCTACCGCTGGGCGACCACCCGGCTGCCCGCCATCGCCCGCCAGGCCTGCGAGCGGTCCGGGCTGGCACCGGCCGACCTCGCCGCGGTCGTCCTGCACCAGGCGAACCTGCGCATCATCGAACCCCTCGCCGCGAAGATCGGCGCCGTCAACGCCGTCGTGGCCCGCGATGTCGTCGAGTCCGGCAACACCTCGGCGGCGAGCATCCCGCTCGCGCTCGCCAAGCTGGTGGAGCGGAACGAGATCACCAGCGGGGACCCGGTGCTGCTCTTCGGCTTCGGCGGGAACCTCTCCTACGCCGGACAGGTCGTCCGCTGTCCCTGA
- a CDS encoding MFS transporter small subunit produces the protein MSDDSSQSPPDLPGQRPLIAFTWLWVGAPLAYGLYELVRKATQLFTG, from the coding sequence ATGTCCGACGACAGCAGCCAGAGTCCGCCTGACCTGCCCGGCCAGCGGCCGCTGATCGCCTTCACCTGGCTCTGGGTGGGCGCGCCGCTCGCCTATGGGCTGTACGAACTCGTCCGGAAGGCGACCCAGCTCTTCACCGGGTGA
- a CDS encoding OFA family MFS transporter, whose product MSPPVAPPGWSRWLVPPAALSVHLSIGQAYAWSVFKPPLESALGLSGTQSALPFQLGIVMLGLSAAFGGTLVERHGPRWAMTVALVCFSSGFLLSALGAAVEQYWLIVLGYGFVGGIGLGIGYISPVSTLIKWFPDRPGMATGIAIMGFGGGALIASPWSAQMLKSFGSDSSGIALAFLVHGLTYAVFMLLGVLLVRVPRPKERADGGPVVLDGVQVSARGAMRTPQFWLLWVVLCMNVTAGIGILEKAAPMITDFFADTSTPVSATAAAGFVALLSAANMAGRIGWSSTSDLIGRKNIYRVYLGVGALMYTLIALFGDSSKPLFVLCALVVLSFYGGGFATIPAYLKDLFGTYQVGAIHGRLLTAWSTAGVLGPLIVNWIADRQEEAGRHGAALYGTSFVIMIGLLAVGLVANELVRPVHARHHISAAQPPKEATDVRRQQPESA is encoded by the coding sequence ATGAGTCCCCCCGTCGCACCCCCGGGCTGGAGCCGCTGGCTCGTTCCCCCCGCCGCCCTCTCGGTCCACCTCTCCATCGGCCAGGCGTACGCCTGGTCCGTGTTCAAACCGCCCCTCGAGTCCGCGCTCGGCCTCAGCGGCACGCAGAGCGCGCTCCCCTTCCAGCTCGGCATCGTCATGCTCGGACTGTCGGCCGCGTTCGGCGGCACGCTCGTGGAGCGCCACGGACCGCGCTGGGCGATGACCGTCGCCCTGGTCTGCTTCTCGTCCGGCTTCCTGCTCTCCGCGCTCGGCGCGGCCGTGGAGCAGTACTGGCTGATCGTCCTCGGTTACGGCTTCGTCGGCGGGATCGGCCTCGGCATCGGCTACATCTCACCCGTCTCCACGCTGATCAAGTGGTTCCCGGACCGGCCCGGCATGGCCACCGGCATCGCCATCATGGGCTTCGGCGGCGGCGCGCTCATCGCCTCGCCCTGGTCGGCGCAGATGCTGAAGTCCTTCGGCTCCGACAGCTCCGGGATCGCCCTGGCCTTCCTCGTGCACGGACTGACGTACGCCGTCTTCATGCTGCTGGGTGTGCTGCTGGTACGGGTGCCGCGGCCGAAGGAGCGGGCGGACGGAGGGCCGGTGGTGCTCGACGGCGTCCAGGTCTCGGCGCGCGGTGCCATGCGCACGCCCCAGTTCTGGCTGCTCTGGGTCGTGCTCTGCATGAACGTCACGGCCGGCATCGGCATCCTGGAGAAGGCCGCGCCGATGATCACGGACTTCTTCGCCGACACCTCCACGCCGGTGTCGGCGACCGCCGCCGCGGGGTTCGTCGCCCTGCTCTCGGCGGCCAACATGGCGGGCCGGATCGGCTGGTCCTCGACCTCCGACCTGATCGGACGCAAGAACATCTACCGCGTCTACCTCGGCGTCGGCGCGCTGATGTACACGCTGATCGCCCTGTTCGGCGACTCCTCCAAACCGCTGTTCGTCCTGTGCGCCCTGGTCGTCCTGTCCTTCTACGGCGGCGGCTTCGCCACCATCCCGGCCTACCTCAAGGACCTCTTCGGCACCTACCAGGTGGGCGCGATCCACGGGCGGCTGCTCACCGCCTGGTCGACGGCCGGTGTCCTCGGACCGCTGATCGTGAACTGGATCGCCGACCGGCAGGAGGAGGCCGGGCGGCACGGCGCGGCCCTGTACGGGACGTCCTTCGTCATCATGATCGGACTGCTGGCCGTCGGCCTCGTCGCCAACGAACTCGTCCGTCCGGTCCACGCCCGCCACCACATCTCCGCCGCCCAGCCGCCGAAGGAGGCCACCGATGTCCGACGACAGCAGCCAGAGTCCGCCTGA
- a CDS encoding 2-dehydropantoate 2-reductase, producing the protein MKVAVLGAGAIGAYVGAALHRAGADVHLIARGPHLAAMRRDGVRVHSPRGDFTAHTHATDDPAEVGPVDYVFLGLKANSYAACGPLIEPLLHDTTAVVAAQNGIPWWYFHRHGGPYDGRRLQSVDPSGAVSAVLAPERAVGCVVYAATELAGPGVVRHLEGTRFSIGEPDRSVSARCAAFSEAMRTGGLKCPVEPDLRNDIWLKLLGNISFNPISALARATMRQMCAHGGTRQVIGTMMAETLSVAEALGCEVGVSIERRLAGAEKVGDHRTSTLQDLERGKPLELDVLLAAVVELAEITGVEVPTLRTVHAISDLLALRSAA; encoded by the coding sequence ATGAAAGTCGCAGTCCTCGGCGCCGGGGCGATCGGCGCCTACGTCGGCGCCGCGCTCCACCGTGCGGGCGCCGACGTGCATCTCATCGCCCGTGGACCGCACCTGGCGGCCATGAGGCGGGACGGAGTACGGGTGCACAGCCCGCGCGGCGACTTCACCGCGCACACCCACGCCACCGACGACCCGGCCGAAGTCGGCCCGGTCGACTACGTGTTCCTGGGCCTGAAGGCCAACTCGTACGCGGCGTGCGGGCCGCTGATCGAGCCGCTGCTGCACGACACCACGGCGGTCGTGGCCGCCCAGAACGGCATCCCCTGGTGGTACTTCCACCGGCACGGCGGGCCGTACGACGGACGCCGCCTTCAGAGCGTGGACCCGTCCGGCGCGGTCAGTGCGGTGCTCGCGCCCGAACGGGCCGTCGGCTGCGTCGTCTACGCGGCCACCGAACTGGCGGGGCCGGGCGTCGTGCGGCACCTGGAAGGCACCCGCTTCTCGATCGGTGAGCCCGACCGGTCCGTCTCCGCGCGCTGCGCGGCGTTCAGCGAGGCGATGCGTACGGGCGGTCTGAAGTGCCCGGTCGAACCGGACCTGCGCAACGACATCTGGCTGAAACTGCTCGGCAACATCTCCTTCAACCCGATCAGCGCCCTGGCCCGGGCCACCATGCGGCAGATGTGCGCGCACGGCGGCACCCGCCAGGTGATCGGCACCATGATGGCCGAGACCCTGTCGGTCGCCGAGGCCCTCGGCTGCGAGGTCGGCGTCTCCATCGAACGCCGCCTCGCCGGCGCCGAGAAGGTCGGCGACCACCGCACCTCCACGCTCCAGGACCTGGAGCGCGGCAAGCCGCTCGAACTCGACGTGCTCCTCGCGGCCGTCGTCGAACTGGCGGAGATCACCGGCGTGGAGGTGCCCACCCTGCGCACCGTGCACGCCATCTCGGACCTGCTCGCACTGAGGAGCGCCGCATGA